CGCTCACGGTGAGTAACTGGGGCCGGGAAGTCTGGTTCGACGCGGGACTCGATGCGAGCGTCCCGGCGCAGGGCATCGTCCAGGCGTGCGCCACATCGATCGCTGCCGCCACTCACGCGGCGGGACAGGTCATCGCGGGACGGGCGGACCTCGCGCTCTGCGGCGGCGTCGAGTCGATGAGCCACACGCAGATCGGACTCTCGCCGGGACTCAGCCGGACGATCCGGCGCGCAGGGAGCGCGGGCAGCCCGCCGCGCATGGTGCGGACGCTGGCGGGGATTCGCCCCCGCGACCTCCGCATCTCGGCCCCGGCGGTGAAGGAGCGCACGACGGGGAAGACGATGGGACGGCACGCCGAAGAGATGGCCCGTGAATGGAACATCTCGCGCGAGGCCCAGGACCGTTTCGCGCTCGCGAGTCACGAGGGCGCCACCCGGGACGAGGGGGCGTTCTTCCGGCGGCTGCTCGTCACGCCCGGTACCTTCCCGATCGACCGCGACACCCTCCCGCGCGCCGGCACGTCGCTGGAGAAGCTCGCCGGCCTCCGCCCCGCCTTCTCCCGCTCCGAGGGGACGCTCACGGCGGGCAACTCGACCCCGCTCACGGACGGGGCCGCGGCGTGCTGGGTCGCGTCCGAGGATGGCCTGTCCCGGCTCCCCGACTCCCTCCCCCGGGCGCGCCTCCTCGACTGGCGACAGGCCGCGATCGATCCGGACCGGGAGGGACTGCTCATCGCGCCGGCCCTGGCGATCGCCGAACTGCTCCATCGCCACCGACTGACGCTCGAGAACATCGGGCTGTGGGAGTTCCACGAGGCGTTCGCGGCGCAGGTCCTGTGCACGATCGCGGCCCTCGAGGACTCGGAGTGGCTCGCCACGCGCTCCTCCGTGAAGGACGGCCTCGGCTCGTTCCCGCGCGACCGCATCAACCCCAACGGCGGCAGCGTCGCGCTCGGGCATCCCTTCGGCGCCACCGGAGCGCGCATCCTCTCCCAGGCCGTGCTCGAACTCGCGGAGCACCCCTCGGGCACGCGGGCGCTCGTCAGCGTGTGCGCCGCCGGCGGCCTCGGCCACGTGGCTCTCCTGGAGGCCGTTTAGCGCCGGAGTTCGAAGGTGAGGCCCAGGAGCGCGGTGAAGAGGACGAGCGCGTTCGCCTGGTGGAGCGCCGCCAGGGAGACGGGGACGAAGAGCAGTAGCGTTGCGACCCCCAGCGCCGCCTGCACCCACGCCGCCGCGAAGCCCGCGTGCGCCCACATTCTCGCCGCCCCCGCGACGCGGCGCGCGCAGGCCCACCAGAGCGTCGTGACGCCCGCGAGCAAGACAATCGCGAGGATGCGGTGGCTGAACTGCGCCGTCGTCCGGTCCTCGAAGGGGCTCAGCCACCAGGGGTTCGCCCCGAAGAGGTCAGGGGGGATCCAGCCGTCCCCCATCCTTGGGAACGTGTTGTAGACGAGTCCCGCGTCCAGGCCCGCCACGAAGCCGCCCGAGAGCAGGGTGAGCGCGGCGAGGCCGAGCACGAGGGCGGCCCCGCGTCGAGGACCGGCGCTCCGCGCGGCCTCCGAGGCGCCGTTCCCCGCCCCGGAGCGCAGGAGCGAGAGCGCGGTCCACAGGGTGAGCGCGTAGACGAGGACGGCGAGCGCGAGGTGCGCGGTCAGCCGGTAGGGACTCACGCGGGGGATGTCGACGAGTCCGCTCCGCACCATCCACCAGCCGAGGAGCCCCTGCGCACCGCCCAGTGCGAACAGGAGCAGGAGGCGGGGAATGAGGGGCCGGGGAATCATCCGCCGCAGGAGGAAAACCACGAAGGGGATGATGAAGACGAGGCCGATCACGCGTCCCAGCAGCCGGTGCGCGTACTCGAACCAGAAGATGCGCTTGAACTCGGCCAGCGACATCCCCCGGTTCACGAGCCGGTACTCCGGAGAGTCGCGGTAGGCGGCGAACTCGCGCTCCCAGCCCTCGGCGCTCAGCGGAGGAACGACGCCGCCCACCGGCTCCCAGTCGACCATGGAGAGACCCGATCCGGTCAGGCGGGTCACGCCGCCGACGACGAGGGTCGCCGCGACGAGCGCGCAGCCGACGAGGAGCCAGGCCGCGATGATCCGCGCGTGGCGCCGCGATCCGCTGTGGAGAGGAGGCGATGGCATGAGGGGTTCCGGGGTGCGTTTGCGCCGGTTTCGCGATCCGTGCGAACTTCGGTCCCTCCCGGAGTCGCCGGGGCGCGGAAGATAGACGGGGACGGTGGAGAGGCCAAGCGCGATGTCGGACTCCGGAGCACGCATTTCGATGTTCGCCCTCCAGCGGCTCGCCCCGAGACTGCGGGCCCACCGCCCCGCGCTCGTCGGGGCCGGGATCTGCCTCCTGCTGAGCACGGCGATCGGGCTCGCCTTCCCCCTCATCGTCCGCTACCTGATGGACGCGGCCTTCGGCGAGGGCGACCCCGCCCTCCTGGGGGCGATCGCCCTGGGACTGCTGGGACTCTTCGCGCTCCAGGGCGTGTTCAACTTCGGCGAGACCTACTGGTTGGGGGCGACGGGCGAGCGGGTCGTGACGCAGTTGCGCGATGAACTCTTCTCCAAGCTGGTCAGGCTCTCCCCCGGCTTTCACGCGGGTCGCACCAGCGGCGAACTGACCTCGAGGCTGGCCTCGGACTGCTCGACGCTCCAGCAGATCATGGGGCATCAGATCGCCGAACTCGTGCGGCAGGTGCTCTTCCTCGTCGGCGCCGTGATCCTGCTCACGCTGCTTCACTGGCAACTGATGCTGACAACGCTGACCGTCGCCCCGGTGGTCGTCCTCGCGGGCTTCGCCCTCGGCCGTCTCCTGCGGAGGCGGAGCACCGAGGTGCAGGACCGC
This genomic stretch from Candidatus Palauibacter scopulicola harbors:
- a CDS encoding acetyl-CoA C-acyltransferase gives rise to the protein MSPGSAFVLPGLRSPFAKIDRELSRLDGLALSAPVIQQTVAGDGGPGREEAGRIDLFLWGAVIPSLTVSNWGREVWFDAGLDASVPAQGIVQACATSIAAATHAAGQVIAGRADLALCGGVESMSHTQIGLSPGLSRTIRRAGSAGSPPRMVRTLAGIRPRDLRISAPAVKERTTGKTMGRHAEEMAREWNISREAQDRFALASHEGATRDEGAFFRRLLVTPGTFPIDRDTLPRAGTSLEKLAGLRPAFSRSEGTLTAGNSTPLTDGAAACWVASEDGLSRLPDSLPRARLLDWRQAAIDPDREGLLIAPALAIAELLHRHRLTLENIGLWEFHEAFAAQVLCTIAALEDSEWLATRSSVKDGLGSFPRDRINPNGGSVALGHPFGATGARILSQAVLELAEHPSGTRALVSVCAAGGLGHVALLEAV
- a CDS encoding COX15/CtaA family protein; amino-acid sequence: MPSPPLHSGSRRHARIIAAWLLVGCALVAATLVVGGVTRLTGSGLSMVDWEPVGGVVPPLSAEGWEREFAAYRDSPEYRLVNRGMSLAEFKRIFWFEYAHRLLGRVIGLVFIIPFVVFLLRRMIPRPLIPRLLLLFALGGAQGLLGWWMVRSGLVDIPRVSPYRLTAHLALAVLVYALTLWTALSLLRSGAGNGASEAARSAGPRRGAALVLGLAALTLLSGGFVAGLDAGLVYNTFPRMGDGWIPPDLFGANPWWLSPFEDRTTAQFSHRILAIVLLAGVTTLWWACARRVAGAARMWAHAGFAAAWVQAALGVATLLLFVPVSLAALHQANALVLFTALLGLTFELRR